Proteins from a genomic interval of Zingiber officinale cultivar Zhangliang chromosome 1B, Zo_v1.1, whole genome shotgun sequence:
- the LOC121975737 gene encoding peptide-N(4)-(N-acetyl-beta-glucosaminyl)asparagine amidase-like isoform X3 → MGVLLSRMSQTLNGFRKIFFWYPFKMEWGRVHEQPTLTNPTRNWLWTLKLPVASIKVEKSDEELARMLQAEEEALMFQQYAVKSDGREFEQRIRAYVQQVLMYEDPVRQDAAKKTVPLDEIEEKASVALAKEGIFKPSKNELDHAILLQLLFWFKQSFRWVNSPSCEKCGGETMNIGMGSAEQSEIKFGGHRVEIYRCKMCSSITRFPRYNDPLKLLETRRGRCGEWANCFTLYCRALGYEARLVQDFTDHVWTECFSQSLGRWIHLDPCEGVYDNPLLYEKGWNKKLNYTIAIAKDGVYDVTKRYTRKWHEVLSRRSLATETNVAAILSLIRKECRNGYSVELLIMLEDRDKKEAEELEREVYCQLDASISLPGRQSGAIEWRRERLECGSSDSNSLNSSCPKRLCVDVHVTEICTAMTKLCSQMLTENFSLANFVGVLETIERMMKDLKSKSFRNRTSFMELKGSQISNEMILCIESLLSATSLKLEIGADDGKFYVSLSADPVQTSIALPVILDVINEIIDNIKGKNALPKVLQFPKPNRLCSGSVLASGEELPSGIAASAFDGTFSTKWEEPNGAKGCWLIYEVPGEQMCELQSYDFVSANDAPERDPMDWILEAKQIGGSTWIPLDEQKSQIFDRRFQRKAFTVKMKFKSNLFRFNFLAVKDGQANGRFQIGGINLYAY, encoded by the exons ATGGGGGTGTTGCTGTCTCGGATGAGTCAGACCTTGAATGGATTTCGGAAAATCTTCTTCTGGTATCCATTCAAGATGGAATGGGGGAGAGTTCACGAGCAACCAACGTTGACAAATCCGACGAGGAATTGGCTC TGGACTTTGAAGTTACCTGTTGCGTCTATCAAGGTCGAGAAATCAGACGAGGAACTGGCACGTATGCTGCAG GCAGAAGAGGAGGCACTTATGTTTCAACAATATGCCGTCAAGAGTGATGGGAGAGAATTTGAACAGAGAATCCGTGCATACGTTCAGCAGGTTCTCATG TATGAGGATCCTGTCCGCCAAGATGCTGCAAAGAAGACAGTTCCTCTTGACGAGATTGAGGAGAAGGCATCAGTCGCCCTTGCTAAG GAGGGAATCTTCAAACCTTCAAAGAATGAGTTAGATCATGCAATCTTGCTACAATTGCTTTTCTGGTTCAAACAATCATTCAG ATGGGTCAATTCCCCTTCTTGCGAAAAATGTGGTGGTGAAACTATGAACATTGGCATGGGCAGTGCTGAGCAGTCTGAGATAAAATTTGGCGGTCATCGTGTTGAGATTTATAG ATGCAAAATGTGCTCCAGTATCACCCGTTTTCCACGGTACAATGATCCACTCAAG CTTCTAGAAACCAGGAGAGGTCGGTGTGGAGAATGGGCTAATTGCTTTACACTCTATTGTCGAGCTTTGGGTTATGAAGCTCGTCTG GTACAAGATTTTACGGATCATGTATGGACGGAGTGTTTTTCTCAATCTTTAGGGAG ATGGATACATCTTGATCCATGTGAAGGGGTTTATGATAATCCATTATTGTATGAAAAGGG CTGGAACAAGAAGCTGAACTACACAATAGCTATTGCTAAAGATGGAGTTTATGATGTTACAAAAAGATACACAAGAAAGTGGCATGAG GTCTTATCAAGACGGAGCCTTGCGACAGAAACCAATGTTGCTGCAATTCTTTCCTTGATAAGAAAAGAATGTCGAAATGGATATTCAGTTGAATTACTCATAATGCTTGAAGATCGTGATAAGAAAGAAGCAGAGGAACTTGAGAGAGAGGTTTATTGTCAATTGGATGCCTCCATTTCATTACCTGGAAGGCAAAGTGGTGCTATAGAATGGCGAAGAGAAAGACTCGAGTGTGGTTCTAGTGACAGCAACTCATTAAACAGTTCTTGCCCAAAACGATTATGTGTAGATGTTCATGTCACAGAAATTTGCACTGCCATGACTAAGTTGTGCTCACAAATGCTTACTGAAAATTTTTCATTAGCCAACTTTGTTGGAGTTTTAGAGACAATTGAAAGAATGATGAAAGATCTTAAGAGTAAATCCTTCAGGAATCGAACATCTTTCATGGAGCTCAAGGGATCTCAGATCTCTAATGAAATGATTCTCTGCATTGAAAGTTTGCTGTCAGCCACTTCCTTGAAGCTAGAGATAGGGGCTGATGATGGAAAGTTTTATGTGTCTTTATCTGCTGATCCTGTTCAAACTTCTATTGCTTTGCCAGTGATATTGGACGTGATTAATGAAATAATTGATAATATCAAAGGAAAGAATGCTCTTCCCAAAGTTTTGCAATTTCCTAAACCTAATAGATTATGTTCTGGTTCAGTTCTTGCAAGTGGTGAAGAACTTCCTTCAGGGATT GCTGCCTCAGCGTTTGATGGTACTTTTTCAACTAAATGGGAAGAACCAAATGGAGCAAAAG GATGTTGGCTCATTTATGAAGTTCCTGGTGAGCAAATGTGCGAGCTTCAGTCATATGATTTTGTATCGGCTAATGATGCTCCAGAAAGAGATCCAATGGATTG GATTTTAGAGGCAAAGCAAATTGGAGGTTCTACATGGATTCCCTTGGATGAACAGAAGTCTCAAATATTTGATAGACGTTTCCAACGGAAAGCTTTTACAGTAAAAATGAAATTCAAGTCTAATTTATTTAG ATTTAACTTCCTAGCCGTTAAAGATGGTCAGGCAAATGGGAGATTTCAGATAGGAGGTATTAACCTGTATGCGTATTGA
- the LOC121975737 gene encoding peptide-N(4)-(N-acetyl-beta-glucosaminyl)asparagine amidase-like isoform X4 gives MGVLLSRMSQTLNGFRKIFFWYPFKMEWGRVHEQPTLTNPTRNWLVEKSDEELARMLQAEEEALMFQQYAVKSDGREFEQRIRAYVQQVLMYEDPVRQDAAKKTVPLDEIEEKASVALAKEGIFKPSKNELDHAILLQLLFWFKQSFRWVNSPSCEKCGGETMNIGMGSAEQSEIKFGGHRVEIYRCKMCSSITRFPRYNDPLKLLETRRGRCGEWANCFTLYCRALGYEARLVQDFTDHVWTECFSQSLGRWIHLDPCEGVYDNPLLYEKGWNKKLNYTIAIAKDGVYDVTKRYTRKWHEVLSRRSLATETNVAAILSLIRKECRNGYSVELLIMLEDRDKKEAEELEREVYCQLDASISLPGRQSGAIEWRRERLECGSSDSNSLNSSCPKRLCVDVHVTEICTAMTKLCSQMLTENFSLANFVGVLETIERMMKDLKSKSFRNRTSFMELKGSQISNEMILCIESLLSATSLKLEIGADDGKFYVSLSADPVQTSIALPVILDVINEIIDNIKGKNALPKVLQFPKPNRLCSGSVLASGEELPSGIAASAFDGTFSTKWEEPNGAKGCWLIYEVPGEQMCELQSYDFVSANDAPERDPMDWILEAKQIGGSTWIPLDEQKSQIFDRRFQRKAFTVKMKFKSNLFRFNFLAVKDGQANGRFQIGGINLYAY, from the exons ATGGGGGTGTTGCTGTCTCGGATGAGTCAGACCTTGAATGGATTTCGGAAAATCTTCTTCTGGTATCCATTCAAGATGGAATGGGGGAGAGTTCACGAGCAACCAACGTTGACAAATCCGACGAGGAATTGGCTC GTCGAGAAATCAGACGAGGAACTGGCACGTATGCTGCAG GCAGAAGAGGAGGCACTTATGTTTCAACAATATGCCGTCAAGAGTGATGGGAGAGAATTTGAACAGAGAATCCGTGCATACGTTCAGCAGGTTCTCATG TATGAGGATCCTGTCCGCCAAGATGCTGCAAAGAAGACAGTTCCTCTTGACGAGATTGAGGAGAAGGCATCAGTCGCCCTTGCTAAG GAGGGAATCTTCAAACCTTCAAAGAATGAGTTAGATCATGCAATCTTGCTACAATTGCTTTTCTGGTTCAAACAATCATTCAG ATGGGTCAATTCCCCTTCTTGCGAAAAATGTGGTGGTGAAACTATGAACATTGGCATGGGCAGTGCTGAGCAGTCTGAGATAAAATTTGGCGGTCATCGTGTTGAGATTTATAG ATGCAAAATGTGCTCCAGTATCACCCGTTTTCCACGGTACAATGATCCACTCAAG CTTCTAGAAACCAGGAGAGGTCGGTGTGGAGAATGGGCTAATTGCTTTACACTCTATTGTCGAGCTTTGGGTTATGAAGCTCGTCTG GTACAAGATTTTACGGATCATGTATGGACGGAGTGTTTTTCTCAATCTTTAGGGAG ATGGATACATCTTGATCCATGTGAAGGGGTTTATGATAATCCATTATTGTATGAAAAGGG CTGGAACAAGAAGCTGAACTACACAATAGCTATTGCTAAAGATGGAGTTTATGATGTTACAAAAAGATACACAAGAAAGTGGCATGAG GTCTTATCAAGACGGAGCCTTGCGACAGAAACCAATGTTGCTGCAATTCTTTCCTTGATAAGAAAAGAATGTCGAAATGGATATTCAGTTGAATTACTCATAATGCTTGAAGATCGTGATAAGAAAGAAGCAGAGGAACTTGAGAGAGAGGTTTATTGTCAATTGGATGCCTCCATTTCATTACCTGGAAGGCAAAGTGGTGCTATAGAATGGCGAAGAGAAAGACTCGAGTGTGGTTCTAGTGACAGCAACTCATTAAACAGTTCTTGCCCAAAACGATTATGTGTAGATGTTCATGTCACAGAAATTTGCACTGCCATGACTAAGTTGTGCTCACAAATGCTTACTGAAAATTTTTCATTAGCCAACTTTGTTGGAGTTTTAGAGACAATTGAAAGAATGATGAAAGATCTTAAGAGTAAATCCTTCAGGAATCGAACATCTTTCATGGAGCTCAAGGGATCTCAGATCTCTAATGAAATGATTCTCTGCATTGAAAGTTTGCTGTCAGCCACTTCCTTGAAGCTAGAGATAGGGGCTGATGATGGAAAGTTTTATGTGTCTTTATCTGCTGATCCTGTTCAAACTTCTATTGCTTTGCCAGTGATATTGGACGTGATTAATGAAATAATTGATAATATCAAAGGAAAGAATGCTCTTCCCAAAGTTTTGCAATTTCCTAAACCTAATAGATTATGTTCTGGTTCAGTTCTTGCAAGTGGTGAAGAACTTCCTTCAGGGATT GCTGCCTCAGCGTTTGATGGTACTTTTTCAACTAAATGGGAAGAACCAAATGGAGCAAAAG GATGTTGGCTCATTTATGAAGTTCCTGGTGAGCAAATGTGCGAGCTTCAGTCATATGATTTTGTATCGGCTAATGATGCTCCAGAAAGAGATCCAATGGATTG GATTTTAGAGGCAAAGCAAATTGGAGGTTCTACATGGATTCCCTTGGATGAACAGAAGTCTCAAATATTTGATAGACGTTTCCAACGGAAAGCTTTTACAGTAAAAATGAAATTCAAGTCTAATTTATTTAG ATTTAACTTCCTAGCCGTTAAAGATGGTCAGGCAAATGGGAGATTTCAGATAGGAGGTATTAACCTGTATGCGTATTGA